One Tunturibacter gelidoferens genomic region harbors:
- a CDS encoding ATP-binding protein: MAQGQAHSHKILPIIQRYGFAVVAVLLALLPGLLLQHYKFRDVELPLLLFAIALTAWHAGVGPAVLSIILSSLCFDYFFAPPLYVFSITPADIPAILVLISFAVLIIRFSAVRHRIESQLLQTRDKLQAEVIERTQQASLLNLTHDTIFVRDMSDVITYWNRGAEELYGWAPYEAIGKRSNDLLHTVFSTPSDDIGAELLETGRWEGELRHAKSDGTEVVVASRWSLRRDGNNLPVAILETNNDITDRKRREEEIRTLNTELEKRSTDLEASNRELEAFAYSVSHDLRAPLRHMAGYAELLQKNSSAALDEKGLRYMRMILEAAKQMGNLIDDLLAFSRIGRVETQKNQVNLEQLVKEALIEIRPETNGRNIVWRIDTLPVCYGDRSMLRLVLVNLLSNAVKFTRPQAKPEIEIGCVDGNRDEVVVFVKDNGAGFDMKYVDKLFGVFQRLHHADAFEGTGIGLATVQRIIHRHGGKVRAEGIVDQGATFYFSVPRI, translated from the coding sequence ATGGCGCAAGGGCAAGCTCATTCGCATAAAATCCTGCCGATCATCCAACGCTACGGCTTCGCGGTCGTCGCTGTTCTTCTTGCCCTCCTGCCAGGGCTTCTGCTGCAACACTATAAGTTTCGCGACGTAGAGTTGCCGCTCTTGCTCTTTGCGATCGCTCTCACAGCATGGCACGCCGGAGTCGGACCCGCAGTGCTATCGATCATCCTCTCGAGCCTGTGTTTCGATTACTTCTTCGCTCCGCCTCTTTATGTTTTTTCCATAACGCCCGCGGACATCCCGGCGATATTGGTACTGATCTCCTTCGCCGTGTTGATCATCCGTTTCAGTGCCGTAAGACATCGAATCGAGAGTCAGCTCCTTCAGACTCGCGACAAACTTCAGGCGGAAGTAATCGAGCGAACCCAACAGGCGAGCCTGCTGAATCTCACTCATGACACGATCTTCGTCCGCGACATGAGCGATGTCATCACCTACTGGAACAGAGGAGCCGAGGAGTTATACGGTTGGGCGCCATACGAGGCGATAGGGAAACGTTCAAACGATCTGCTGCACACCGTCTTCAGCACACCAAGCGACGACATCGGCGCGGAGCTATTAGAAACCGGGCGCTGGGAGGGCGAACTCAGGCATGCAAAGTCCGACGGAACTGAGGTAGTGGTGGCAAGCCGATGGTCGTTGCGGCGCGACGGGAACAACCTTCCTGTCGCCATTCTGGAAACGAATAACGACATCACAGACCGTAAACGCCGAGAAGAAGAGATTCGTACCCTCAATACCGAACTCGAAAAAAGGTCGACCGATCTCGAAGCCAGCAATAGGGAACTGGAGGCCTTTGCCTACTCTGTCTCACACGATCTACGCGCACCTCTCCGCCATATGGCCGGATATGCGGAGTTGCTCCAGAAAAACTCATCTGCCGCGTTGGACGAGAAGGGGCTGCGGTACATGCGGATGATTCTGGAGGCCGCAAAGCAAATGGGCAATCTTATCGACGATCTGTTGGCGTTTTCGCGAATAGGACGCGTCGAAACGCAGAAAAACCAGGTAAATCTGGAGCAATTGGTGAAGGAAGCTCTCATCGAGATACGGCCGGAGACCAATGGTCGTAACATCGTCTGGAGAATCGACACACTTCCAGTTTGTTATGGAGACCGTTCCATGCTCAGGCTTGTTCTCGTCAACCTCCTTTCGAATGCGGTAAAGTTCACACGCCCTCAAGCGAAGCCGGAGATCGAGATCGGATGTGTCGATGGAAACAGAGATGAGGTAGTGGTATTCGTAAAAGACAATGGTGCGGGTTTTGATATGAAATATGTAGACAAACTGTTCGGAGTGTTTCAACGTCTGCATCATGCCGACGCGTTTGAAGGAACTGGCATAGGACTCGCTACCGTTCAGCGCATCATTCATCGCCATGGAGGCAAAGTCCGGGCGGAGGGGATAGTCGATCAAGGCGCGACCTTCTATTTTTCAGTTCCTAGAATCTAA
- a CDS encoding response regulator, with protein sequence MERLGRILMVEDDSKDVELTLTALEDYNLANEVVVARDGEEALDYLYCRGKFTTRSCDNPAVILLDLKLPKVDGLEVLKQIKSDENLKFIPVVVLTSSKEEKDLVTSYKLGVNAYVVKPVDFHQFVNAIKELGAFWAVINVPPPASVNK encoded by the coding sequence ATGGAAAGACTGGGACGTATCTTGATGGTGGAGGACGACTCTAAGGACGTCGAACTCACTTTGACGGCACTCGAAGACTACAACCTCGCAAATGAGGTCGTCGTCGCTCGAGACGGCGAAGAAGCCCTGGACTACCTCTATTGCCGCGGCAAATTCACAACACGTTCCTGCGATAACCCCGCCGTCATCCTGCTGGATCTGAAGCTGCCCAAGGTCGATGGATTAGAGGTGTTGAAGCAGATCAAATCTGACGAGAATTTGAAGTTTATTCCTGTCGTCGTGCTCACCTCCTCCAAGGAGGAAAAGGATCTGGTGACAAGTTACAAACTAGGAGTGAACGCCTACGTCGTAAAGCCGGTCGATTTTCATCAGTTCGTCAACGCCATCAAGGAACTCGGCGCCTTCTGGGCTGTCATTAATGTTCCTCCGCCAGCGAGCGTGAATAAGTGA
- a CDS encoding sigma 54-interacting transcriptional regulator, which translates to MSTSHRLRILSLEDDPNDTELIQASLETEGIDCVVTRVDTQAAFSASLEQGGIDLILADYKLPSFDGLSALKLATSISPEVPFLFVSGTLGEEVAIEALKIGATDYVLKTRLSRLAPSVLRALREADGRAERKRTEKALSRSETFLAEAQRLSRTGSFGWNIRTREVFWSAETYRVFECEPGTTPSVELVVERTHPEDRERLQHVFEHASETGDFDIEHRLISDDGSIKHVRVVARVIRGDEPEDLQIVGAVTDVTEAKRAQEALRRSEGYLADAQRLTRTGSWAYDVATRRGIHWSQENFRLLGFDPKEGVPPHGKFFQRIHPDDHENYSNAFESAITHQQPDLDLEYRVVLPNGETRYVHSVGHPVFDNSGNFSEYIGTAMDVTEQHNARAALETAFQEIQTLKDQLYKENIALREEIVQTSMFEEIVGESPALRAVLARVTKVAPADSTVLITGETGTGKELIARAIHKRSQRSARAFVSVNCAAIPASLISSELFGHEKGAFTGAMQRRLGRFELAEGGTLFLDEIGELPPETQIALLRVLQEREFERVGGSKVIRANVRVIAATNRDLQGLIDAGTFRGDLYYRFNVFPIEMPSLRQRREDIPLLVEYFIDRYSAKTGKKIRSIEKSTLDRLRQYAWPGNIRELQNVVERSVILGESETFTVDGSWLSGEVDQPDRAGPTLLKIPPSQEKRAIEAALAEAHGRVSGPSGAAARLGIPPSTLDSKIKTLNINKHRFTTN; encoded by the coding sequence GTGAGCACGAGCCACCGTCTGCGGATCCTCTCCCTTGAGGACGATCCTAACGACACCGAACTGATTCAGGCCTCCCTCGAGACCGAAGGCATAGACTGTGTAGTTACACGGGTCGACACTCAGGCTGCATTCAGCGCCTCGCTGGAACAAGGCGGGATTGATCTCATTCTCGCGGACTATAAGCTTCCCTCGTTTGACGGTCTCTCAGCCCTGAAGCTCGCGACGAGCATCAGCCCCGAGGTGCCATTCTTGTTTGTCTCCGGAACGCTCGGGGAAGAGGTAGCCATTGAAGCGCTGAAGATCGGTGCCACAGACTATGTTCTCAAGACCAGACTGTCGAGGCTGGCGCCGTCCGTCCTTCGCGCCCTCCGCGAAGCCGACGGGAGAGCCGAACGCAAGCGGACCGAGAAAGCGCTTAGTCGCAGCGAGACATTTTTGGCCGAGGCCCAGCGCCTGAGCCGCACAGGCAGCTTCGGATGGAACATCCGCACCAGGGAAGTCTTTTGGTCCGCCGAGACATACCGTGTCTTTGAATGCGAACCGGGGACAACGCCCTCGGTCGAGCTGGTCGTCGAGCGAACCCACCCCGAGGACCGCGAACGTCTTCAACACGTCTTCGAACATGCCTCTGAGACGGGCGACTTCGACATCGAGCATCGACTGATCTCGGACGACGGCTCCATAAAGCACGTTCGTGTAGTCGCGCGTGTCATCAGAGGCGACGAACCGGAAGATCTGCAAATCGTTGGGGCCGTCACCGACGTCACCGAAGCCAAGCGGGCACAGGAAGCCCTGCGACGGAGTGAAGGTTACTTAGCCGACGCGCAGAGATTAACCCGCACTGGCAGCTGGGCCTACGACGTAGCCACAAGACGCGGTATTCACTGGTCGCAAGAGAACTTTCGGTTGTTGGGCTTTGATCCAAAAGAAGGTGTTCCCCCGCACGGCAAGTTCTTTCAGCGCATCCATCCAGACGACCACGAAAATTACAGCAACGCCTTCGAAAGCGCAATCACTCATCAACAGCCCGATCTCGACCTCGAGTACCGGGTCGTTCTTCCCAATGGAGAAACCAGGTACGTCCACTCCGTCGGCCATCCTGTCTTCGACAACTCCGGCAACTTCTCCGAATACATCGGCACCGCAATGGACGTGACCGAACAGCACAACGCGAGAGCAGCGCTGGAGACGGCCTTTCAAGAGATACAAACCCTCAAGGACCAGCTCTACAAAGAGAACATCGCCCTCCGCGAAGAGATCGTTCAGACCTCCATGTTTGAGGAGATCGTTGGCGAGTCGCCCGCTCTGCGCGCCGTGCTCGCCCGCGTCACCAAAGTCGCCCCCGCTGATTCAACCGTCTTGATCACCGGTGAAACAGGAACCGGCAAGGAGTTGATCGCACGCGCGATTCACAAGCGCTCCCAGCGCTCCGCTCGCGCCTTCGTCAGCGTCAACTGCGCCGCCATCCCTGCCTCACTCATCTCCTCCGAGCTCTTCGGGCACGAAAAGGGCGCGTTCACTGGCGCCATGCAACGCCGTCTCGGCCGCTTCGAGTTAGCCGAAGGAGGCACGCTCTTCCTCGACGAGATCGGAGAGCTCCCGCCCGAGACGCAGATCGCCCTGCTGCGTGTTCTGCAGGAGCGCGAGTTTGAGCGCGTCGGTGGCTCCAAGGTGATTCGTGCGAACGTTCGCGTCATCGCCGCGACCAATCGCGACCTTCAGGGGTTGATTGACGCTGGTACATTCCGCGGCGATCTCTACTATCGCTTCAACGTATTTCCCATCGAGATGCCATCTCTTCGACAGCGCCGAGAAGACATCCCTCTCCTGGTCGAATACTTCATCGATCGCTACTCGGCTAAAACAGGAAAGAAGATTCGTAGTATCGAGAAGTCGACGCTCGACCGGCTTCGGCAGTACGCCTGGCCCGGCAATATTCGCGAGCTTCAAAATGTAGTCGAACGATCCGTGATTCTCGGCGAATCCGAGACCTTCACTGTGGATGGAAGCTGGCTCTCCGGAGAAGTCGATCAACCGGATCGAGCCGGCCCAACCCTTCTCAAAATCCCTCCCTCCCAGGAGAAGCGCGCAATCGAAGCCGCGCTTGCCGAGGCGCACGGTCGAGTCTCCGGCCCGTCGGGTGCCGCAGCCAGGCTTGGAATTCCTCCCTCAACCCTCGACTCCAAGATCAAGACGCTCAACATAAACAAACACCGCTTCACAACGAACTAA
- a CDS encoding sensor histidine kinase, with the protein MNQSIEQTISTIEAVSSRDLGPLLGKVSAGPSERSFGGVLRRARRVFDDGLTILPKLRAPGCTSPTIEQSLSGFLENFSTAGARCQIWVTGKPQLLEPTILEELTLIGREALANALQHSQATLIEAEVEYSTRGLRLIVRDNGRGMARPDVRSGTDTHWGVSGMRERARRIGAQLSIWSRSGAGTEVEICIPNRFVAITWA; encoded by the coding sequence ATGAATCAAAGCATTGAGCAAACCATAAGCACCATCGAAGCCGTCTCTTCCCGAGATCTCGGCCCGCTCTTGGGAAAGGTCTCCGCCGGCCCATCCGAGCGCTCGTTTGGTGGAGTTCTGCGCCGGGCTCGTCGCGTTTTTGACGACGGCCTCACCATCTTGCCGAAACTCCGCGCTCCAGGGTGCACCTCTCCAACTATCGAACAGTCTCTCTCCGGATTTCTCGAGAATTTCTCAACCGCCGGAGCACGCTGTCAGATCTGGGTCACCGGAAAGCCGCAGTTACTGGAGCCAACGATCCTCGAGGAGCTCACGTTGATTGGACGAGAGGCGCTGGCCAACGCGTTGCAGCACTCTCAAGCGACACTCATAGAGGCCGAGGTAGAGTACTCGACCCGCGGATTGCGCCTCATCGTCCGCGACAACGGACGCGGAATGGCTCGACCCGACGTGCGCTCGGGAACAGACACCCACTGGGGCGTGTCGGGAATGCGTGAGCGGGCAAGAAGGATCGGCGCACAACTCAGCATATGGAGTCGATCCGGAGCCGGGACAGAGGTCGAGATCTGCATCCCGAACCGCTTCGTCGCCATCACCTGGGCCTGA
- a CDS encoding MFS transporter, translated as MHFEETEAAAATSEAGAPGWRFAVAAGILGWILDAFDFFVVVFLISELMGKFHVGKAAIVWSMTLTLAMRPIGALFFGALADRCGRKKPLIACVLYFSTVTVLSGLAPTYWIFLAMRLLYGLGMGGYWGIGASYAMESAPRHRRGVLSGLMQGGYPFGYLMAAIGMQTIAPAFGWQTMFFVGVGVTLVIVALAAVAPESAAWRMHRTPSLGNIFGTLFQHLGVFGYLLLLMAAITCLSHGTQDLYPDFLKTLLWMNGATVLGMKATLGIPVIYNVGAIIGAVAVGAMSERIGRRYAVMAALGVCLLAMPMWAFGGSVLAIVVGSYLMQSGVQGAFGVIPAHLNELAPDAIRGLFPGFVYQLGVLFASPVLPLQNLLRSRFGYPWALCSFETLVIVSLLLIFWFGPEKRGRSFVTGHLMGTADNLPSNATSSATAALR; from the coding sequence ATGCATTTTGAAGAGACCGAAGCAGCTGCAGCAACTTCTGAAGCTGGAGCTCCAGGATGGAGATTTGCCGTGGCAGCCGGCATCCTGGGATGGATTCTCGACGCATTCGATTTTTTCGTCGTCGTCTTTCTCATATCGGAGCTGATGGGCAAATTTCACGTGGGGAAGGCCGCGATTGTGTGGAGCATGACACTTACGCTGGCCATGCGGCCGATTGGAGCGCTCTTCTTTGGAGCCCTGGCCGACAGGTGTGGCCGCAAGAAGCCTCTGATCGCATGCGTTCTGTACTTCTCGACCGTGACGGTTCTGAGCGGGCTTGCACCAACCTACTGGATCTTTCTGGCGATGAGGCTGTTGTATGGTCTCGGGATGGGCGGGTATTGGGGCATTGGTGCTTCCTATGCGATGGAGAGCGCACCTCGGCACAGACGCGGCGTTCTCTCTGGCCTGATGCAGGGCGGTTATCCTTTTGGATATCTGATGGCGGCGATCGGAATGCAGACGATCGCGCCGGCGTTCGGCTGGCAGACGATGTTCTTCGTTGGCGTCGGGGTCACCCTAGTCATTGTGGCGCTGGCTGCGGTAGCGCCTGAATCGGCCGCTTGGCGGATGCATCGAACGCCGTCCCTTGGAAATATCTTCGGAACGCTATTCCAACACCTCGGTGTTTTTGGATACCTTTTGCTGCTGATGGCGGCGATCACATGCCTCTCCCACGGCACTCAGGATCTTTATCCCGACTTCCTGAAGACGTTGCTGTGGATGAATGGTGCGACCGTGCTGGGGATGAAAGCTACGCTTGGAATTCCTGTGATTTACAACGTTGGGGCGATCATTGGAGCGGTTGCGGTGGGCGCGATGTCGGAACGAATTGGACGGCGATATGCCGTGATGGCTGCGCTTGGGGTGTGTCTGCTGGCGATGCCGATGTGGGCGTTCGGCGGGTCGGTGCTGGCGATTGTCGTTGGCTCGTACCTTATGCAGAGCGGCGTGCAGGGGGCGTTTGGCGTGATTCCGGCGCATTTGAATGAGCTGGCGCCGGATGCGATTCGCGGGCTATTTCCTGGGTTTGTGTATCAACTAGGCGTCCTGTTTGCTTCGCCGGTGTTGCCGCTGCAGAACCTGCTACGGAGCAGATTTGGCTATCCGTGGGCGCTATGTTCTTTCGAGACGCTGGTGATCGTTTCGCTGCTTCTGATCTTCTGGTTTGGTCCGGAGAAGCGAGGCAGAAGCTTCGTAACGGGCCATCTGATGGGCACGGCCGACAATTTACCCTCGAACGCGACCAGCTCGGCTACCGCTGCTTTGAGATAA
- a CDS encoding MliC family protein — translation MSASFNRFLAGVAVLTFSVFARATDLTIHLSGSEPISRHMMKYRCDAQGSKMGLPAEVFSVEYINGAGNSLAIVPVSGHSLIFANVVSGSGARYAAGGFIWWDAGGRGVTFSSDSIDGNITSECHRAE, via the coding sequence ATGAGCGCCTCATTTAATAGGTTTCTGGCCGGTGTGGCTGTTCTCACCTTTTCCGTTTTTGCGAGAGCGACTGACTTGACGATCCACCTAAGTGGGTCGGAACCGATCTCGCGGCATATGATGAAGTACCGCTGTGACGCCCAAGGAAGTAAGATGGGACTGCCTGCGGAAGTTTTTTCGGTTGAATATATTAACGGAGCAGGTAACAGCCTTGCGATCGTTCCTGTCTCTGGGCATTCGCTCATCTTTGCGAATGTAGTTTCGGGTTCTGGCGCGCGGTACGCGGCCGGAGGTTTTATCTGGTGGGATGCGGGAGGCCGAGGGGTTACCTTTTCGTCGGATTCTATCGATGGCAATATAACCTCTGAATGTCATCGTGCCGAATGA